GTCCGTTTCCTTGACAAAAATCAGCTTTCGAGTGAAGAAATATTTAAAGGTGACCAGTTTCGGATCGTTCTCGATATAGACGTTGGGCGATTGCTCGAACGGCAGTTGAATATTAACGCCAAAACTCATCTTCCGGCCGGCCCCTTCTTGCGCCCCTTTCATAATCCCGTCCCCCGCGCCGGTAATGACCATGTAACCGTGGCGAACGATTTTTTTGGCAAAACTGGCGGCCTGATGGTAACCCGGGTCCGTCTCGGCCGTACGAGCCGAACCGAATACGGTGACCTTGCGGATATGGCGGTAGCCGGAGAAGAGTTTAAAGGCAAACCGCAACTCTCTTAATGCGGCGTTAAGGATCTTGACGTCCACGCGGGCGGCCGGATCTTCCACCAACTTCAAGGCCGTCACGATAATCTCTTTGATCAGATCGGCATGGGGGGATCCCCCGCACATCTGAATTAGGTTCATGATGTGGTCGTCAAAATTTCCTTGTTCAAGACTATACCGCTTCCCCATTTTTACCTCGAACTTCCGGTTTGCCCCTGCTTCCGGTCCCGATAACGTTTTTCCGCATCCATGTATCGCCGTTTTTCATCCGGCGTCTCGGTATACAACGGTGGGACCGGCGTCGGCTTCCCCAAATCATCCAAGGCGACGTAGGTCAGGAGCGCACTGCTGGTGTGATGTCGTTTTCCAGTGATGGGATCCTCGGCATACACTTCGACCCCCACTTCCATCGAGGTGTGACCCACATAATTCAAGGCCGCCTTCAGGATGGCGATCTGTCCAAGACGTATGGGGGAGTGGAATTCGAGCCTTTCCATCGAGGCCGTTACCACCGGCCGTTTGCTGTGTCGGACAGCCACCACGGCCGCGATCATATCAATCCAGTGCATCACCCTTCCTCCAAGAACGTTCCCGAGTGGATTAGTGTCATTAGGAAGGATGACTTGGACCGCCTCGGCGGCGGAGTCCGACACGGAACTTCCCTTGAAGTCCTTCATAATTTGCATCCTATCATAAATCTTGAACGGGAACAAGGATCCTAAAGCAAATTGTTAAATAATCCCTTGATGAATCGGATCATTTAAAGATTGTGGGTACCTTACTTCCCTCGAAGTCTGAAACTTGACAAGCGGCCCATCTCTGCTATTGTTTAATTTAAGCGCACGACAATTAAATAACACCACCGATAAGAGCACACCATCCGTGAGGATGGGCCGCAAAGCAAGGGATCCTGGCCCTATAGAGGGAGATCAGGATCGCCGAGCTGCCGAAGTGGTGAGGATGGCCTTTTTCGCCCATGCTCTTATCATTCGACAAGAGATGGGTTTTTTTTTGGAAAGAATATTCAACCAACCCACCCGGGATTTTACTCCGGGGGCAACAAAAGGAGGGCAGACGAAATGACAAAATCAGCTTTGAGGCCGCTGGTGAAGGAACTTTATTTTTGGATGAGATTGGCGAACTGCCGCACTCGTTTCAACCCCATTTATTGAGGGTTCTCCAGAATGGTGAATTCAGGCGGGTCGGCAGTCATCGGATCATCACCGCACGATGCAGGATTATCGCGGCCACAAACCGAAACCTTGAACAGGAGGTGATGAATGGACGGTTCCGGGAGGATCTATTTTTCAGGATTGCACCCTTGGTCATCAAGGTCCCGCCTCTGCGCGATCGAAAGGAGGACATTCCACTGCTCTATCGGGTCATTCTGGATAAATTCGTACATAGGACCGGGAAGAAGGTTTACGGGATCTCAAGACCGGCCCAAAGTATCTTGATGTCGTACGACTGGCCGGGCAATGTCAGAGAGCTCGAAAATATCCTGGAGCAGGCCGCGATGTTAACGACCGAAACCTTCATCCGCAGCGAAGATCTGCCGAAGCGCCCCAACGCCCCGCGCGGGGAAGTGCCCTTGCCGATGTCTCTCGCGGACGTCGAAAAAAAGCATATCGGGACCGTGCTCCTTCAATTCGCCGGAAATAGAACAAAAGCCTCGGAGGCATTAGGGATTAGCCGGCGCGCACTCATCAGGAAAATCGAAAAATTCGGTATTAGATAATCACCGTTTCCGCACACCCCAGCCAAGATCGCACATCGGTTTCGACCTAAAATTGTGCCAAATCCGCACACCTCGTGTATCCCCCCGGATGTCCCATATTTACAGCTGCATTATCAATATGTTATATTATGCCCCTCTAGCATGCCTCTTGCTCTATATAGAGGCAGGAGGTGACGAAGATGAGAAAGATCCTGGTAACCGGAACGATCTTGATGGCGACGGTTCTTCTGGTCGGAATTCAAGAGTCAGCGGCGGGGAATAAAGGGACCTTGCTCGTTTCGGCCAATGTCCTTCCGAAACTCTCACAGACCACTTTACGCCAGCAAACAGACCTTTTAGTCACCCAACAGGATATTGCGAAAGGTTATGTTGATATACACGCAGGAACGATAATCCATATCTCGAGCAATAGTCAAAATGGATATTTTTTGAATTTTTATATCGACGGTCAATTCATCAAAGCAACCGATGTGAGAATCAACGGCCGGACCGTTTCGGTTCAAGCCGGCGCGGGATTAATCCCCCAGCCTTTTCCTGGAATTTCGGGAGAGACGGTCGAAATCACGTATCGGTTATTTTTGGCCCCCGAAACAACCCCGGGCTCCTACCGATGGCCGATTACGGTGGCCGCCTCTCTTATGTAATCCGCCGCAATGAATTTATACCCCTCCTGCAGCACCGGATACGAGCCCGGATAACCCCTTGCAATAGCGTATTGCACCCTATTATAATAAGAAACTAGTCGATCAAAAAAGGAAATACGAATGAACAATGCGCTTGGACTGAAAACCTTGGAATCCGGCATCGAGGAGTACTATCGGCTTTCGCCGGAGATTCTCGAAGAACGAATTTCGGAGGTGAAGGCACGTTTAGCCGATCGCCTGTTGATCCTTGGACATAACTATCAGCGGGACGAAGTATACAAATTTGCCGACTACACCGGGGATTCTTTGAGGCTTTCACAGTATGCCGCTCAACGCAAGGATCGTGAATATATTGTTTTCTGCGGCGTCAAATTCATGGCCGAGACCGCCGATATCCTGACAAGGCCCGAACAGAAGGTCATTCTCCCGGATCTTGCCGCCGGCTGCTCCATGGCCGATATGGCGGATATTGATTCGGTCGAGACCGCCTGGCAGGAGATTACCGCTCACATTCCGGAAACCACGATCACCCCGATTACGTATATTAACTCCGCGGCCGACCTCAAGGCCTTCTGCGGCGAACGGGGTGGGTTGGTCTGTACTTCGACCAACGCCGAAAAGATCATCCGGTGGGCCTTCGAGCGGCGCGAAAAGATCCTGTTTTTTCCCGATCAGCACCTGGGGCGAAATACCTGCAAGCGAATGGGCATCCCGTTGGATGAAATGATTCTCTGGGATCCGGCCCGCCCAAACGGGGGCAACAGTCCCGAGGCCATTCGGAGGGCGCGGGTCTTCCTCTGGCAGGGTTTCTGCAGCGTGCACCAGATGTTCCAGCCGCAACACGTGGACTTCTTCAGAAAACAATATCCGGGGATCAAGATCATCGTTCATCCCGAGTGCTCGATGGACGTCGTGGACCGTTCGGACCTCGTCGGCTCGACGGAACACATCATCCGGACCGTGACGGCCGCGCCGGCCGGGTCCCGATGGGCCGTCGGAACCGAGCTGAATCTCGTCAACCGGCTCAAGCGCGACAACCCGGATAAAGAGGTCCATTTTCTATCGCCGATGGTCTGCATGTGCTCGACGATGTTCCGGATCGATGCCCCGCATCTCCTCTGGTCGCTGGATCGGCTTGAGGCGGGCTCGATCGTCAATCAGATCATCGT
The sequence above is a segment of the Nitrospiria bacterium genome. Coding sequences within it:
- a CDS encoding TIGR00730 family Rossman fold protein yields the protein MGKRYSLEQGNFDDHIMNLIQMCGGSPHADLIKEIIVTALKLVEDPAARVDVKILNAALRELRFAFKLFSGYRHIRKVTVFGSARTAETDPGYHQAASFAKKIVRHGYMVITGAGDGIMKGAQEGAGRKMSFGVNIQLPFEQSPNVYIENDPKLVTFKYFFTRKLIFVKETDAIALFPGGFGTLDEMFESLTLVQTGKTDIMPMVLIDEPGGTYWQEWRRTLEKNLLKRGLIASEDMHFFKITDNVDAAVKEVTGFYHNYHSSRYLGDRFIIRLQRPVSDGLLDKLNDGFNDILAQGRIERGSAFPEESDEPDLIPLPRLTMRFNRKNFGRLRQLIDMLNSE
- a CDS encoding acyl-CoA thioesterase, which produces MQIMKDFKGSSVSDSAAEAVQVILPNDTNPLGNVLGGRVMHWIDMIAAVVAVRHSKRPVVTASMERLEFHSPIRLGQIAILKAALNYVGHTSMEVGVEVYAEDPITGKRHHTSSALLTYVALDDLGKPTPVPPLYTETPDEKRRYMDAEKRYRDRKQGQTGSSR
- a CDS encoding sigma 54-interacting transcriptional regulator; this translates as MLLSFDKRWVFFWKEYSTNPPGILLRGQQKEGRRNDKISFEAAGEGTLFLDEIGELPHSFQPHLLRVLQNGEFRRVGSHRIITARCRIIAATNRNLEQEVMNGRFREDLFFRIAPLVIKVPPLRDRKEDIPLLYRVILDKFVHRTGKKVYGISRPAQSILMSYDWPGNVRELENILEQAAMLTTETFIRSEDLPKRPNAPRGEVPLPMSLADVEKKHIGTVLLQFAGNRTKASEALGISRRALIRKIEKFGIR
- the nadA gene encoding quinolinate synthase NadA, translating into MNNALGLKTLESGIEEYYRLSPEILEERISEVKARLADRLLILGHNYQRDEVYKFADYTGDSLRLSQYAAQRKDREYIVFCGVKFMAETADILTRPEQKVILPDLAAGCSMADMADIDSVETAWQEITAHIPETTITPITYINSAADLKAFCGERGGLVCTSTNAEKIIRWAFERREKILFFPDQHLGRNTCKRMGIPLDEMILWDPARPNGGNSPEAIRRARVFLWQGFCSVHQMFQPQHVDFFRKQYPGIKIIVHPECSMDVVDRSDLVGSTEHIIRTVTAAPAGSRWAVGTELNLVNRLKRDNPDKEVHFLSPMVCMCSTMFRIDAPHLLWSLDRLEAGSIVNQIIVPDADHRWAKVALERMLQLA